One Nocardioidaceae bacterium SCSIO 66511 genomic window carries:
- a CDS encoding phosphatidylinositol mannoside acyltransferase: protein MRTDWAYRLGWSVACRLPESVVHVALDQVADQLWRQRGKGVRRLESNLAHAVAPEVAADESAVRELGRRAMRSYLRYWGEVFRLSRWSHDDIFAGVEVENFHLLRDAHEAGRGVVGALPHMGNWELAGAWSCAMGIPLTAVAERLHPESLYQDFVAFRESLGMEIVPINGGPPVMPLLVERLEAGGFVCLLSDRDLSRNGIEVELLGAPARVPQGPALLARRTGSLLIPITSTYDDGLMRLRLHDPVPETDAPTMMQGVADAFGDAIRARPVDWHMLQRVFVSDLDE, encoded by the coding sequence ATGAGGACGGACTGGGCGTACCGGCTCGGCTGGAGCGTCGCCTGCCGGCTGCCCGAGTCAGTCGTACACGTGGCATTGGACCAGGTCGCCGACCAGCTGTGGCGGCAACGCGGCAAGGGCGTACGCCGACTCGAGAGCAACCTCGCGCACGCGGTCGCTCCGGAGGTCGCCGCCGACGAGAGCGCCGTGCGGGAGCTGGGGCGCCGGGCGATGCGCTCGTACCTGCGTTACTGGGGTGAGGTTTTCCGCCTGTCACGTTGGTCGCACGATGACATCTTCGCCGGCGTCGAAGTGGAGAACTTCCATCTGCTCCGGGATGCACACGAGGCCGGCCGCGGAGTCGTCGGTGCGCTGCCGCATATGGGCAACTGGGAGCTGGCCGGCGCCTGGTCGTGTGCGATGGGCATCCCGCTGACCGCGGTCGCCGAGCGGTTGCACCCGGAGAGCCTCTACCAGGACTTCGTCGCGTTCCGCGAGAGCCTCGGCATGGAGATCGTTCCGATCAACGGCGGTCCGCCGGTCATGCCGTTGCTCGTCGAGCGGCTCGAAGCCGGCGGATTCGTCTGCCTGCTGTCCGATCGCGACCTCTCCCGCAACGGCATCGAGGTGGAGCTACTCGGGGCACCAGCTCGTGTCCCGCAGGGCCCGGCGTTGCTTGCTCGGCGTACGGGCTCGCTGTTGATCCCGATCACGAGCACGTACGACGATGGACTGATGAGGCTGCGGCTGCACGATCCGGTGCCCGAGACCGACGCGCCGACGATGATGCAGGGCGTCGCCGACGCGTTCGGCGATGCGATCCGAGCGCGTCCGGTCGACTGGCACATGTTGCAGCGGGTCTTCGTGTCGGACCTGGATGAGTGA
- a CDS encoding CDP-alcohol phosphatidyltransferase family protein encodes MLERFRSFFTAVFRPIADLLLRMGVSPNTVTFVGTLGVCAGSLGFFPRGELLIGVLVVTAFVFSDLIDGYMARSSGQTSVWGSFLDSTLDRVGDAAVFGGLTLWFAWGGDNKVLACVALWCLVMGAVTSYARAKAESLGMQAKGGIAERSDRLVLILVMTGFSDIFDLELLLAIALWLLAAASAVTVVQRMIMVRRQALAE; translated from the coding sequence CTGTTGCTGCGGATGGGCGTCAGCCCCAACACCGTGACCTTCGTCGGCACGCTCGGCGTATGTGCGGGCTCCCTCGGATTCTTCCCGCGGGGCGAGCTTTTGATCGGCGTACTCGTCGTCACGGCGTTCGTCTTCTCCGACCTCATCGACGGCTACATGGCGCGTTCGTCGGGCCAGACCAGCGTCTGGGGCTCGTTCCTTGACTCCACCCTCGACCGGGTCGGCGACGCCGCGGTGTTCGGCGGCCTGACGCTGTGGTTCGCGTGGGGCGGGGACAACAAGGTCCTCGCGTGCGTCGCCCTGTGGTGTCTCGTCATGGGTGCCGTCACCTCGTACGCCCGCGCGAAGGCCGAGAGCCTCGGCATGCAGGCCAAGGGCGGCATCGCCGAGCGGTCCGACCGGTTGGTGTTGATCCTGGTGATGACGGGGTTCTCCGACATCTTCGATCTGGAGCTGCTGCTCGCGATCGCGCTGTGGCTGCTGGCAGCGGCAAGTGCCGTGACCGTCGTGCAGCGGATGATCATGGTCCGCCGCCAAGCCCTCGCCGAATGA
- a CDS encoding glycosyltransferase family 4 protein, with protein sequence MRIGMVCPYSLAVPGGVQNHVQDLTGSLLASGHEVSVLAPADDGAVVPDHVASAGRAVPVHYNGAVARLAFGPVAMRRTRRWIRDGDFDLLHIHEPTVPSVSMISLGMSACPVVATTHNATPRLRAMAVSEPVLRPALEKISARIAVSEHAKRFIDEHTGGEAVIIPNGLYAEHFTGPRTNDPDEPTIVFLGRYDEPRKGLTVLFEAMGDILAARPDVRVIVAGVGHEAEARSRLPGHLGSRVRFVGPIDDEEKAKLLRGADLYVAPNTGGESFGIVLIEAMAAGAPVVASDLPAFATVLEDGRLGRLFHNGDPKSLARTVVDVLADPDAEARAKLAADAVWKYDWSVVTRSIVRVYDAVVGQTGSTP encoded by the coding sequence ATGAGAATCGGCATGGTGTGCCCCTACTCGCTTGCCGTGCCCGGTGGAGTCCAGAACCATGTGCAGGACCTGACCGGATCGTTGCTCGCCTCCGGCCATGAGGTGTCGGTGCTTGCACCTGCCGATGACGGCGCGGTCGTACCCGACCACGTCGCGTCCGCCGGGCGGGCCGTTCCTGTGCACTACAACGGAGCGGTCGCGAGGCTCGCGTTCGGACCGGTGGCGATGAGGCGTACGCGACGCTGGATTCGCGACGGTGACTTCGACCTGCTCCACATTCACGAGCCCACCGTGCCGAGCGTCTCCATGATCTCGCTCGGGATGTCGGCATGCCCGGTGGTCGCGACCACGCACAACGCGACACCGAGGCTGCGGGCGATGGCGGTGTCCGAGCCCGTACTGCGTCCGGCGCTGGAGAAGATCAGTGCGCGCATCGCGGTGTCGGAGCATGCGAAGCGGTTCATCGACGAGCACACCGGGGGAGAGGCCGTCATCATCCCGAACGGCCTGTACGCCGAGCATTTCACCGGCCCGCGTACGAACGACCCGGACGAGCCCACGATCGTCTTCCTCGGCCGCTACGACGAGCCGCGCAAGGGTCTCACGGTGCTGTTCGAGGCGATGGGCGACATCCTCGCTGCGCGACCCGACGTGCGCGTGATCGTCGCCGGTGTCGGACACGAGGCCGAGGCGCGATCGCGACTGCCGGGTCACCTCGGGTCGCGGGTGAGGTTCGTCGGGCCGATCGACGACGAGGAGAAAGCGAAACTACTACGCGGAGCCGACCTGTACGTCGCCCCCAACACCGGCGGCGAGAGCTTCGGCATCGTGCTGATCGAGGCGATGGCCGCGGGTGCGCCGGTGGTCGCGAGCGATCTGCCTGCGTTCGCGACGGTCCTGGAGGACGGCCGACTCGGCCGGTTGTTCCACAACGGTGATCCGAAGTCGCTCGCCCGAACTGTGGTCGACGTACTTGCCGATCCGGATGCCGAGGCGAGGGCGAAGCTCGCTGCGGACGCCGTGTGGAAGTACGACTGGAGCGTCGTCACTCGCTCGATCGTGCGCGTGTACGACGCCGTCGTCGGGCAGACGGGGAGCACGCCATGA